The window GTCGGTGGGCATGGGGCCAGGTTGCGACCTCGAGTTCGGTTGAGGTCAAGGGCGGGCGGTGTCAGTGGCGTCGGTCACGATGGGGGCATGGTGCGAAAAGGGCAGCAACAGCAGACGGTGAAGGCGGCGCGGAGGCCGGAGCTGCGGCTGCCGGAGCTGGCGGTCTGGGAAGGGGGCGGGCTGGAGCCGGACGGGGACTACGACGGGCTGGAGTTCGCGGATCTGGACCTGGCGGGGCAGGAGGGGGTCGGGTCCCGGTTCATGGACTGCGCGGTGCGGCGCTGCGTGCTGGACGAGGCGGGGCTGGCGAAGGCGCGGTTCCTGGACTCGGTGCTGGACGGGGTCCGGGGGGTGGGGACCGACCTGTCGGGGGCGTCGCTGCGGGACGTGGAGCTGGTGGACGCCCGGCTGGGCGGGGTGCAGCTCCATGGGGCGGTCCTGGAGCGGGTGGTGGTGCGCGGGGGCAAGATCGACTACCTGAACCTGCGGACGGCGCGGCTCAAGGACGTGGTCTTCGAGGGGTGCGTGCTGGTGGAGCCGGACTTCGGGGGCGCGGTGCTGGAGCGGGTGGAGTTCCGGGACTGCGTGCTGCGGGGGGTGGACTTCAGCGGCGTGCGGATGGTGGATGTGGATCTGCGGGGCGCGGTGGAGCTGGGGATCGCGCGGGGGGTGGACGCGTTGGCCGGGGCGGTGATCAGTGCGGGGCAGCTGTTCGAGCTCGCCCCGGCGATGGCTTCCCAGCTGGGGGTGCGGGTGGTGCCGTAGCCAGGGCGGTGCCCGTGCGCCTCAAACGCCGGCGGGGCTGAAAGAACGGGGCTCCGCCCCGGACCCCGCGCCTCAAACGCCGGCGAGGCTGGATCGGCTGGGTTGGGTTAGGCGGGGACGCGGGGGAAGCGGGACTGGAGGGTCCAGATGGCGGGGTTGTCGGCCAGGCCGTCGTGCATGTCGATGAGGTCCGCGATCAGGTCGTGCAGGAAGTCGCGGGCCTCGCGGCGCAGCAGGCGGTGGCTGAAGGTCAGCGGGGCCTCTTCCGCGGGCATCCAGTCGGCCTCGACATCGACCCAGCCGAAGCGGCGCTCGAAGAGCATCCGGTCCGTGGACTCGGTGAAGTCGAGTTCGGCGTGCTGCCGGTGGGCGGAGCGGTTGCCGCGGGGGTCCTGGTCGAGCTGCTCGACGATGTCGCACAGGGCCCAGGCGAAGTCCAGTACCGGTACCCATCCCCAGGCTGTGGACACTTCCCGGTCCGCATTGGTGTCGGCGAGGTAGACGTCCCCGCAGAACAGGTCGTGGCGCAGGGAGCGGACGTCCGCCGAGCGGTAGTCGGTCTGCGGGGGGTCGGGGAAGCGACGGGAGAGGGAGTAGCCGATGTCGAGCACGTACCCGATGGTGTCACGGGTCCCGGGGCGTCCCGACCCCGGACGGAGGCGGGCGCAGCGACGTCAGGAGGGCAGGAGTCGCTGTTCCTTCGCCACCGAGACGGCGCCCGCGCGGGTGTCGACGCCGAGTTTGTCGTAGATGCGGCCCAGGTGGGTCTTGACCGTGGCTTCGCTGATGAACAGGGCGCGGGCGATGTCGCGGTTGCCGAGGCCGCGTGCCAGCTGGCCGAGGATGTCCAGTTCGCGGTCGGTCAGGGTGGGGCGGGTGCCGCGCATGTGGGCCATCACACGGCTGGCGACCGGCGCCGAGAGGGTGGTGCGGCCCTGGGCGGCGGAGTGGATGGCGGCGAAGAGCTCCTCGGGGCGTTCGGCCTTGAGGAGGTAGCCGGTGGCGCCCGCGCCGATCGCCCGGGTGATGTCCGCGTCGGTGTCGTAGGTGGTGAGGACCAGGACGTGCGGAGGCTGCGGGGGCTGCGGGAGCGCCGTGATGCGGCGGGTGGCCTCGACGCCGTCGATGCCCTCGCCGAGCTGGAGGTCCATGAGGACCACGTCGGGGCGGAGCTTGGCGGCCAGGGCGACCGCCTCCTCGCCGCTGCCCGCCTCGCCGACGACCTCGATGTCCGGTTCGCTGCCGAGGAGCGCCAGGAGTCCGGCGCGGACCACCACGTGGTCGTCGCAGAGCAGGATCGTCGTCATGGGGCCGGCTCCAGGGGGATGGCCGCGGAGAGGACGGTGCCCTCGCCCGGCG of the Streptomyces sp. NBC_01294 genome contains:
- a CDS encoding response regulator transcription factor — its product is MTTILLCDDHVVVRAGLLALLGSEPDIEVVGEAGSGEEAVALAAKLRPDVVLMDLQLGEGIDGVEATRRITALPQPPQPPHVLVLTTYDTDADITRAIGAGATGYLLKAERPEELFAAIHSAAQGRTTLSAPVASRVMAHMRGTRPTLTDRELDILGQLARGLGNRDIARALFISEATVKTHLGRIYDKLGVDTRAGAVSVAKEQRLLPS
- a CDS encoding pentapeptide repeat-containing protein, producing MVRKGQQQQTVKAARRPELRLPELAVWEGGGLEPDGDYDGLEFADLDLAGQEGVGSRFMDCAVRRCVLDEAGLAKARFLDSVLDGVRGVGTDLSGASLRDVELVDARLGGVQLHGAVLERVVVRGGKIDYLNLRTARLKDVVFEGCVLVEPDFGGAVLERVEFRDCVLRGVDFSGVRMVDVDLRGAVELGIARGVDALAGAVISAGQLFELAPAMASQLGVRVVP